Below is a genomic region from Eulemur rufifrons isolate Redbay chromosome 24, OSU_ERuf_1, whole genome shotgun sequence.
GGCTAACAAATGGTGGACCTTTTGGTGAAAGGTACACAGGAAGATTTCTTTGTAtgtcaaaagaaaacattttgaaagatgCATCTAGCATTTATCTAGTATTTATTCTATGCCAGGATCTGTCCTAAACCCTTCACATATACTGattaatttaatccttacatCAACCCTAAAGAGATTGGACTaagatttccattttataagtgaagaaaataaagtacatagGATAactaatttgcccaaagtcatagaGCAAGCTGGAATTCAAACTGAAGATGGTCAGACTTGGCAATCATGCACTTGACCACTACACTCTCTTGCCTCTTTAAATCCAAAGCTTTTAGTTTTGCAGAAATGTTTTGTCATGTGCTATTTGATTGAGGGACGGGGGGCAGCTTGTAGGGAGCTGGGTGGGAATAATGGCTGGGAGTGGACTAGATTACACTGGCTGCTTAACAGACACAGATAAAGAAGATACCTCCCCGGGACACTGCCGCCCCATCTCAGACTCCTCCAAGTCCCGTACCTTAATGGAAATCACAAAGTGTCCTCCATTACGCAGGAAGGTGTGGGCATTCAGGGCTACAATCCGGGTCTGGTCTGGCTGGGCCACGTCTGCAAAGATCACATCCACCATTGCTAGAAGAAAGGGGCGGCAGTTAAAAGTCAATCCACCAGAGATCTTCCCAGATCCTCCCATGGGGCCTGTACCCCATCACCAGCAGGTTCCTCCTGGGacagtctccctgcctccagtctcACTCCCTCCCACTGAACCCCCTCCCTCCATAGTGCCCCCAAGATGGGTCCAAAACCCACAGTcacatcattcattcactcctctTATAAACCATGGTTGCCACCTACTCTGTGGCCAGCCCTGGGCCGGGCGTAGGGGACACAGAGACGAGTCAGACCCGGACCCTGCCCTCGAGACGCTCCCGGGTCTGGTGGGGAGACAGACACGTCATCAAAAAGACAAGTAAAAGTGAGCACTTATAGGCAAGAGCGTTGGCAGGATTGTCAAATGAAAGCTGCAGGACAAGGCTGATGGTatgaatgaatgggaaaaaaaaaaatctcacagaaagaagaatgagaatgaGAGATAGGATTTTTAAGGcgatgtaattaaaaaaaaaagtggtgtaATGAAAACTGATTCTTTAGTAATCGGGAAAAGCAGGCATCAAATTGTTCTTAGCAATTACCTCTGGGGGTGATTTATAAGGCTTTCCATTTTTCGtattaacatttttgaattttaaaaaataaagtcatttcacAATGGGCCCCCCTGGGCCAAGCCATGCTCAGTTAGTGTTCTGGACTATGATCTCACCACAGGATGATAAGGACCCTTGAAGGAGGCTTTTATACACAAGCCAGGGGCAGTGTCATAAGTACCATGTTTTGGAGGAAGGCAGAAGTACAAGGGACCtaaggagagggggaggagaatGGAGGGAAGGAGGTTGGCCCTGCAAGGGAGCCGGACATCTGAGACCCTGAAGCTGAGTCGCCACCTCTACAACCTCACCTGGCTGCCCTTGCCCCCTTTCCATCTCTGCAGACTCAAGAGGCCTGCTCATCCACTCCAATTCCATCCGAATCAGGGCTCTGCTGGCCCTCCCAGGAAACCTGGAGTGGTCTGTCCTACCCGACCTGGACCACCCCCAGACCCCTCACCGATAAGCATGCGGTATTTGTGCGGGTGCCGAGCATCCTCAATCACAGGAATGATGTTGGTCCTCTTCTTGGCCAAGTTAATGAGGTCACGGCCAGAGCGGTGGGAGAACTCAACTGCATAAACTAGACCATCCTAAAATAAATCACATAATACTAACAATGATTCAAGTTCTCATGTATGGGGCCTACTCTGGGGCACAAACACTACACACAGCATCTCTTTAATCCCCAAATCAAAGTCCTACCATGTAACGACTATTGTTATCACATCCACTTTACACATGAataaactgaggtccagagacgTGAAGTTGCCGACCATGGGTTATTCAGCAGGTAGCAAAGCTACCCAATCCCAATTTGCCTGAACTGAGAGCCCAGGCTCCCAACAGAAGCTTAAAACCAGGAAGCCAAGCACAGAGGTGAAATAATAAGAGCTAAAAGTATGTGACGGGCCAGGCACTGCTCCGAGCACCTTGaagaattaactcatttaatcttctcaactaCCCGATTTTCCAGAGGAGTacactgagattcagagaggttggTTAACTTGCCAAAAGCCACAGCACTAAATGCCTGATGGAAGCCTGGGGTTTTTAAGCACTAAACTAACAGCCTAGAATCACATAAATGAAGTGAGACACTCGGGTGCCCCCTAAATGGGAAATCTATATAATTATACAAATGCAGGCCCAGAAACCATGAGATTTCCTGGTTCTTTCAAGAGAATCCAGAAAACCAGATTTTTGGGggcatgaatttttaaagaaggcCATCAAATCAAACAGCCTGGTACCTATACTCCCTCTGGGTCCCTCTGATGCTGGTCACCCCAACCCACACCTCTTCTCTCGAGGCCAAGAACCCCAGGGCGAGGCTGAGTGAGACTAGTGGTTTAAACCGCTCCTTGTACTTACAGGCACTGTGGGATCAAAGGGCCTGGCCCTAAGTCACATGGCACAGTGGCAGAGGGGAAGTGATctttcctgcctccccacctccccacgcTCACCCTCCTCACCCATCCACTCACCGGGCCCACGATGTCAGAGACGTGGGAGACGGTGGTGCCTGAGGCAGCCCCGAGGTAGAGCACCTTGGCCCCTGGTTTGATGTGGATCTGGTCTATACCGCCCAGGATTGCTGCCGCCAGCTTGGAGCGGAAGGGGTTCCAGGCTCGGTACTCGATTTTGTCATCTCCCTCCTGCAGCAGGGGACATGCGGATGGAAGTCAGTGCGAGGCTCTTCTGCAGGACCTCATCACCCTTGACCCTAGGGCCCTCGAAAAGCACCGGGCAGTCCCACCAAGAACTGAATGTGGGTACACAGCAGCGACCATGACGGATGCAGTCCCTGCCCTCTCACGGAGGTTACTGACTCAGGAGAAGGGGCAGCCACAGAGAATGAACACAAAGAGTAACAGTAAGACCTAGGTGCTTGTTCAACAAACATCCACTATGCTAGCACCTGCCGCGTGCCCGCCCTTGCTCCAGGCACTGGTGATACAAGACAAAGATCCCTGCCCTTACGGCGCAAGTATTCACTGAACTAACTAAATATAACATGGCATATCAGGTGGTGACAGGTGCTAAGGAGAGAAGATCAAGCCAGGAAAGAAGATATGGAGCACGAGGAGTTGGGCAGGGAATAGGTCAAGCGAGAAAGAGCACCGGCGAAGAGCTGAACTGTACGTAGGCTTCTGATCAGACCTGAAGGCGGCAAGGGCCACCCAGGGTACCTGGGGAGAGCATCTGGGGCAGAGCGAAAGCAAGCAGGAAAGCCACGAGGCAAGCATGTGCCTGGCCATAAGGTGACATGGGATGACAGGACAAAGGATGGGCAGGGAGGGCTGCTTTTGACAGTCAGGGTGGTGGTGTGAGGTGGCTTTGTCAGAAAGACAAGGTGACACCTGACAAGAGACACAGatgatgagaaggaaccagcctcACACGGACCTGGTAGAggaaacagcaaggaggccagtgtggctgcaggGTCAAGGGGACAGTGGGAAGAGATGGGGCCaaggagtggggaagggaagcTAGAACGTGCAGAACCTTTTGAGTGCACAGTGAAGACTCAGGACTTTAACCTGAAGGCATCAGGGAGCCACAGAGGTGTTTGAGGAGGAGAGTGGACGGCCTGTCTTATGTATTAAGATGATTCCCTGGCTGTCATGTGTAGGACACAGGGAGACCAGACTGCTGGTTACACCATCGACTGGGACTCTGGTGGCTTGGTCAGGGGCCCAGGTCTCACCGCAATTGAGACTCTCTTCTCTCCATAAACTGATTCTCCAGGGACCAGATTCTTGGTGACTAGTGCATCTTCCTTTCCTCGACAAATGAAGACACCTGGGTGAGGGGATCGAAGCAGGGGTGAGGACTCCCGCCCCACTCCACCCCTAAGCTCTGCCAGTTCCCCGCCTTCCTCACTCACCCTCATGCCGATGAGGTTCCACCATCACATTCTTCCCCGACTggtttcctctctttcctccccgACCACGACCCCGGTTGCCACCAGACTGGAAGCCTCCACCTATAAGGGAGAGATGCAGTAAGAGAGGGAGACCCCAAATCTCTTCCCTCCTTGCTCCCCGCCCCAGGAAAGGCCTCCTCCATCACCCCTCGTCAGCTTCAgttacctcttcctcctccaccaccgCCTCCTCGTCCACGGCCCCTAAAGCCTCCACCTCGACCTCGGCCCCCACCAAAGCCTCCTCGGCCTCCACCGCGACCTCCACGGTCACCAAAGCCCCCTCGGCCGCCGAAGCCACCCCCACGGGGACTGAAACCTGTGGtggaaacaaaaacaagtattgggaaaatgaaacttaaaaggtTAAACAATCGTGTACCTAGCAATTCCATTCAGGCGAGCAACTGGAGAAACATGTGCCTGTGTGAACCAAGACACATGTCCAGGAATGTCCGCTGCCCAGCTCCTGCAGACATTTGCACGGCCCACTCACCCCTTCGCTGCATTCCGGAATCTGATGAAATGTTACTTCCTCAGAagggccttccctggccactctACACGTTAATTATCACAcatgacatttttaatattattactgcctgtctcccccactagaatCAAGCTCCAAATGGACAGAGATTTTTAACTGTTTTGGTCATCACTAGCACCCTACACCACATGTGGCACAAAGTATGGGCTCGATAAATATTAGATGAGCAACTGTCTGCTGATgactcttgaactcctgggtgcTGCTAAGGAGAAAGTACC
It encodes:
- the FBL gene encoding rRNA 2'-O-methyltransferase fibrillarin; translated protein: MKPGFSPRGGGFGGRGGFGDRGGRGGGRGGFGGGRGRGGGFRGRGRGGGGGGGRGGGFQSGGNRGRGRGGKRGNQSGKNVMVEPHRHEGVFICRGKEDALVTKNLVPGESVYGEKRVSIAEGDDKIEYRAWNPFRSKLAAAILGGIDQIHIKPGAKVLYLGAASGTTVSHVSDIVGPDGLVYAVEFSHRSGRDLINLAKKRTNIIPVIEDARHPHKYRMLIAMVDVIFADVAQPDQTRIVALNAHTFLRNGGHFVISIKANCIDSTASAEAVFASEVKKMQQENMKPQEQLTLEPYERDHAVVVGVYRPPPKVKN